From one Bacillus sp. FJAT-42376 genomic stretch:
- the kapD gene encoding 3'-5' exonuclease KapD, with amino-acid sequence MNGSKPLLFIDFEFSMPDRNSGNKGFYAEIIEAGLVFFKNGKVEQEFSSFVSPVKGKRLTERCKSFLGISQEQVDQGMSFSDLIKALSKLDCPKKVVTWGNMDMKVLRMNCEKNHCPFPFELDEFVDLSMEYKKFFGDRNQTGLWKAVEEYGKKGTGQHHRALDDALTTMKIYNLIEKDKRYLEKPNPTTIGDRVDFSKLLNKFAT; translated from the coding sequence ATGAATGGATCGAAACCCCTGCTTTTTATTGACTTTGAATTCAGCATGCCGGACAGGAATTCAGGCAATAAAGGCTTTTATGCTGAAATTATTGAAGCAGGTCTTGTATTTTTCAAAAATGGGAAAGTAGAGCAGGAATTTTCTTCTTTTGTTTCGCCTGTTAAAGGGAAACGGCTGACGGAAAGATGCAAATCATTTTTGGGAATCAGCCAGGAGCAAGTAGATCAGGGAATGTCCTTTTCTGATTTGATTAAAGCGCTCAGCAAGCTGGATTGTCCCAAAAAAGTAGTTACGTGGGGAAACATGGATATGAAGGTCTTAAGGATGAACTGCGAGAAAAACCATTGTCCTTTCCCTTTTGAACTAGATGAGTTCGTCGATTTATCTATGGAATATAAAAAGTTCTTTGGGGACAGAAATCAGACAGGTCTCTGGAAAGCGGTTGAAGAATATGGCAAGAAAGGAACGGGGCAGCACCACCGTGCTCTGGATGACGCGCTGACAACGATGAAAATTTATAATCTGATTGAAAAAGATAAAAGATATCTTGAAAAGCCAAATCCGACCACGATCGGGGATCGTGTTGATTTCTCCAAACTTCTCAATAAGTTTGCAACATAA
- a CDS encoding transglycosylase domain-containing protein, with product MKETDSNRKSVTVLRKWFGWIFILLLIPLFLFLLLSSGQAVESLKSIPAALDERIPLNQAPAVLNSYIKDSEGAVISELKTEGQNRIYVPASQIPPQMKELFLQSEDKRFYEHAGLDFEGTARALLVNARNNSLDQGGSTITQQLARNLYLNHDRTYNRKLSELLISVQLERKWSKEKILESYLNTIYFQNNIYGVGAAADYYFSKPLKALTTAQMAYLAAIPNNPSLYNPLKHPEKTKKRQERLLELLAERGMLTAGQLEEEKSRSIKLNLKKKQEPYPDYTDYVMEELKQAVKVKEKLTDPEQISQKTREWIQSGITIETYLSPFLQERMYRANEAYLTEGHQSAAVMIDHQTHQIVAMSGGNHYKKHEFNRAFQAYRQPGSAIKPLLDYVPYIETKKADKNSLINSDRLCIQEFCPENYSKKEYGWVTMEKAFSQSYNTPAVRMLKEVGIGRAMNYLKPFHFKGIAPSDGYAAALGGVETGVSPLELANAYTSFGNEGQYQPGRAIKRILAMDGTVLFEWRDRPVQVWSKQTNTVMRDLLQSVIKKGTGKKASFESAYLGGKTGTTSDYYDVWFSGLSDRYTASVWFGKDKNGSIQSIYDQGSHLRYWKMIMGGDEQAGADR from the coding sequence ATGAAGGAAACGGATTCTAATAGAAAGAGTGTGACTGTATTGCGAAAATGGTTTGGATGGATTTTTATCCTGTTATTAATTCCTTTGTTTTTATTTCTGCTGCTTAGCTCCGGACAGGCTGTTGAAAGCCTGAAATCCATTCCTGCCGCACTGGATGAAAGAATTCCTCTCAATCAGGCGCCTGCTGTTTTGAATAGCTATATAAAAGATTCGGAAGGAGCCGTGATATCCGAACTGAAAACGGAAGGTCAAAACAGAATCTATGTTCCGGCCTCACAAATCCCTCCGCAAATGAAAGAGCTGTTTCTGCAGTCGGAAGATAAACGCTTTTACGAACACGCAGGTCTGGATTTTGAAGGAACGGCAAGAGCCCTCCTTGTAAATGCCAGAAACAATTCCCTTGATCAGGGCGGAAGCACCATTACCCAGCAGCTTGCCAGAAACTTATATTTAAACCATGACCGGACTTATAACCGCAAGCTGAGCGAACTTTTGATCTCGGTCCAGCTTGAAAGGAAATGGTCTAAGGAAAAGATCCTGGAAAGCTATTTGAATACGATTTATTTTCAAAATAATATCTACGGAGTCGGGGCAGCAGCGGACTATTATTTCAGCAAACCGCTGAAAGCACTGACTACTGCGCAAATGGCGTACCTTGCAGCTATTCCGAACAACCCTTCTCTTTATAACCCGCTGAAACATCCGGAAAAGACGAAGAAAAGGCAGGAACGCCTTCTGGAGCTCCTTGCCGAAAGAGGGATGCTGACTGCGGGTCAGCTGGAGGAGGAAAAGAGCCGCAGCATAAAATTAAATCTTAAAAAGAAGCAAGAACCGTATCCTGATTATACCGACTATGTGATGGAAGAACTGAAGCAGGCGGTTAAAGTTAAGGAAAAGCTCACAGATCCTGAACAAATCAGCCAAAAAACCCGGGAATGGATCCAATCAGGAATCACGATTGAAACTTACTTAAGCCCATTCCTTCAGGAGAGAATGTACAGAGCCAATGAAGCCTACCTGACAGAGGGGCATCAGTCTGCGGCGGTGATGATTGATCATCAGACTCATCAGATTGTTGCGATGAGCGGCGGAAACCATTATAAAAAACATGAGTTTAATCGGGCCTTTCAAGCATACAGACAGCCTGGTTCGGCCATTAAGCCGCTGCTTGATTATGTTCCTTATATTGAAACAAAGAAGGCGGATAAGAACAGTCTGATTAATTCGGACCGGCTGTGCATCCAAGAGTTCTGTCCCGAAAACTATTCAAAAAAGGAATACGGATGGGTCACTATGGAGAAGGCATTCAGCCAGTCATACAATACCCCGGCGGTGAGAATGCTGAAGGAAGTCGGGATTGGGCGGGCCATGAACTATCTGAAGCCCTTTCACTTTAAAGGAATTGCGCCTTCAGACGGTTATGCTGCAGCTCTCGGTGGTGTGGAAACCGGTGTTTCTCCTCTGGAGCTGGCCAATGCATACACCTCTTTCGGCAACGAAGGACAGTATCAGCCGGGAAGAGCAATTAAGCGGATTCTTGCCATGGATGGAACCGTTTTGTTTGAATGGAGAGACCGGCCCGTCCAGGTCTGGAGTAAACAAACCAATACAGTCATGAGAGATTTGCTTCAATCTGTTATTAAAAAAGGGACAGGAAAAAAAGCATCCTTTGAGTCGGCCTATCTTGGGGGGAAAACAGGAACGACCTCCGACTACTATGATGTATGGTTCTCCGGCTTGTCCGACCGCTATACGGCTTCCGTATGGTTTGGAAAAGACAAAAACGGCTCGATCCAGTCGATTTACGATCAAGGGAGCCATTTGAGGTATTGGAAAATGATCATGGGAGGAGATGAGCAAGCTGGTGCCGATCGGTAA
- a CDS encoding thiol-disulfide oxidoreductase DCC family protein encodes MGKEESPLILFDGVCNFCEGVVKFMIKRDKKEVFQFASLQSEAGQKLLKKHQLDQENFDTFILSYQDHIYVKSEAALKTAALLPFPWSIFRIFHAVPRPVRDGLYSYAARNRYKWFGKKESCMIPDPSVKNRFLK; translated from the coding sequence ATCGGTAAGGAAGAATCCCCCCTCATTTTATTTGATGGTGTCTGCAATTTTTGCGAAGGGGTTGTCAAATTTATGATCAAGCGCGACAAAAAAGAAGTGTTCCAATTTGCTTCCCTTCAATCTGAAGCCGGACAGAAGCTGCTTAAAAAACATCAGCTGGATCAGGAAAATTTCGATACGTTCATTTTATCTTATCAGGATCATATCTATGTGAAATCAGAAGCTGCACTGAAAACCGCCGCACTTCTCCCCTTCCCATGGAGCATATTTCGGATTTTCCATGCCGTCCCGAGACCGGTAAGGGATGGCCTTTATTCCTATGCCGCGCGGAACCGGTATAAATGGTTCGGCAAAAAAGAGAGCTGCATGATACCTGATCCATCTGTAAAAAACCGATTCTTAAAATAA
- a CDS encoding DUF3977 family protein, whose translation MKFVEFGLGNKWLIRTETELSDGSEFEEKGIVRPIKPQSLYLRVWIGKTVTIFDSKEGFKKVRKNRNEVKIILGIKSL comes from the coding sequence TTGAAATTCGTTGAATTTGGACTAGGAAACAAGTGGCTGATAAGGACGGAAACAGAATTAAGTGATGGCAGCGAATTTGAAGAAAAAGGAATCGTGCGGCCGATCAAACCTCAATCCTTATATTTAAGGGTTTGGATAGGAAAAACAGTTACTATCTTTGACTCAAAAGAAGGTTTCAAAAAGGTAAGAAAGAACCGAAATGAAGTCAAAATAATATTGGGGATTAAGAGTCTATAA
- a CDS encoding DUF5366 family protein encodes MRNTYFTSYFPLISLLLFSTSFSISTVMYVSELLKKVGIYSSMLDFFSESEMKIALFALFALFYFMVFAALKLIANTVTELSFLFFSQDKEGVTLKKIRAGSAFYLAGGAVSLFLVQFSWVIAAVFLLSTLCYFVFTIYQASSMVTSWSLIGMVLFNILFWFVFTLGLFYLFLRLYNGVINSLPI; translated from the coding sequence ATGAGAAATACATACTTTACCAGCTATTTTCCTTTAATCTCTCTGCTGCTTTTCAGCACATCCTTTTCCATTTCGACTGTGATGTATGTGTCAGAGCTGCTAAAAAAAGTCGGGATATACAGCAGTATGCTCGATTTCTTTTCAGAAAGTGAAATGAAGATTGCCTTATTTGCTCTTTTTGCTCTTTTCTATTTTATGGTTTTTGCTGCCCTGAAGCTAATCGCCAATACGGTGACAGAGCTTTCCTTTCTGTTTTTCTCACAGGATAAAGAGGGAGTGACCCTGAAAAAAATCAGGGCAGGGTCGGCATTCTATCTCGCGGGAGGAGCGGTTTCCCTTTTCCTCGTCCAATTCAGCTGGGTGATTGCGGCGGTTTTCCTCTTATCAACCCTGTGCTATTTTGTCTTCACCATCTATCAGGCAAGCTCAATGGTGACATCCTGGTCCCTCATTGGAATGGTGTTGTTCAATATTTTATTCTGGTTTGTATTTACCCTTGGCTTGTTCTATTTATTCCTCCGTCTTTATAATGGCGTCATCAATAGCTTGCCGATATAA
- a CDS encoding Na+/H+ antiporter subunit A, with protein sequence MSFLHLAILLPFIMALFVPFFYKWFKNIHTGWFVLILPIILFIYFFQYIKPVSSGSNTYSTADWIPSLGIQLTVYMDGLGLLFALLISGIGALVILYSIYYLSGKKEELHKFYVYLLLFMGAMLGVVLSDNMVVLYTFWELTSLSSFLLIGYWHTREKSRYGALKSMLITVFGGLCMLGGIILLYLVTNTFSIREMVTQAPIIMEHAYFLPAMLLFLLGAFTKSAQFPFYIWLPDAMEAPTPVSAYLHSATMVKAGIYLTARFTPVFGLAPEWFWLVTGIGIFTLAWGSFHAIKQTDLKAILAFSTVSQLGLIMSLLGAGAASLHFESIDNNVFTIATVAAIFHLINHATFKGSLFMVAGIVDHETGTRDIRRLGGLMTLMPITFTIAIIGAFSMAGIPPFNGFLSKEMFFTGMVNLLEFDLFNVDTWGILFPILAWIGSIFTFIYSMIIVFKPFTGKHQPEKLEKKPHEAPFGMLISPIILASLAVLFGIFPNVLSYSLIEPAAASVLPYLLEEGESFHVHISHWHGFKIELFMTLGVIVLGLLLYIWLAKWNKIYRLFPQKWTLNNAYDRSLRGLEKGSLKIQEAYMTGFLRDYLGYIFTFAVLMTGWALFSKSAFSFKTDGNAPVGVYEFVLAAVMVAGTVTVLFAKSRLTSIIALGSVGYGVSLFFVFFRAPDLALTQLVIETVSVALFLLCFYYLPELQKREKLPFKLTNFIISLGVGTVVTLVALSANSQRVSETISKYFIENSYKEAGGKNMVNVILVDFRGFDTLFEITVLGIAALGIFSMIKLRMSRGEKS encoded by the coding sequence ATGTCTTTTTTGCATTTAGCCATACTTCTGCCTTTTATCATGGCTCTTTTTGTTCCATTCTTTTATAAATGGTTCAAAAACATACATACAGGATGGTTTGTTCTTATACTCCCAATTATCCTCTTTATTTACTTTTTCCAATACATTAAGCCTGTGAGCAGCGGCAGCAATACATACTCTACCGCTGACTGGATCCCCTCCCTGGGCATTCAGCTCACCGTTTATATGGACGGACTGGGTCTTTTATTTGCTCTGCTTATATCGGGAATCGGTGCACTCGTTATCCTTTATTCCATTTATTACTTATCAGGAAAAAAAGAAGAGCTTCACAAATTCTATGTGTATCTGTTGCTGTTTATGGGTGCCATGCTTGGAGTGGTCCTGTCGGACAACATGGTGGTTCTATACACGTTCTGGGAACTCACAAGCCTCTCATCCTTTTTGCTGATTGGATACTGGCATACCCGGGAGAAATCTAGATATGGTGCACTGAAGTCCATGCTGATCACCGTTTTCGGCGGATTGTGCATGCTCGGCGGCATCATCCTTCTTTATCTGGTGACGAATACATTCAGCATTAGAGAAATGGTCACGCAGGCACCTATTATTATGGAGCATGCCTATTTTCTCCCTGCGATGCTGCTGTTTTTGCTGGGGGCTTTTACAAAATCCGCTCAGTTTCCGTTTTACATCTGGCTCCCTGATGCCATGGAAGCGCCGACCCCTGTCAGTGCCTATTTGCACTCAGCCACGATGGTAAAAGCAGGAATCTATTTAACTGCCAGATTCACACCGGTCTTCGGCCTTGCTCCGGAATGGTTTTGGCTTGTAACCGGCATCGGAATTTTTACGCTCGCCTGGGGATCATTCCATGCTATAAAGCAAACAGATTTGAAAGCTATACTCGCTTTTTCCACCGTCAGTCAGCTTGGATTAATCATGTCGCTGCTCGGTGCAGGAGCGGCATCGCTTCATTTTGAATCCATCGATAACAATGTTTTTACAATCGCAACCGTTGCTGCAATCTTTCACCTGATCAATCATGCAACCTTCAAAGGGAGCTTGTTCATGGTCGCCGGGATTGTTGATCATGAAACCGGTACGAGGGATATCCGCAGACTCGGCGGATTGATGACACTTATGCCGATCACCTTTACGATCGCAATCATTGGAGCATTTTCCATGGCCGGCATTCCTCCGTTTAACGGATTTCTGAGCAAAGAAATGTTTTTCACGGGAATGGTCAATCTCTTGGAATTTGACTTATTCAATGTAGATACATGGGGCATTTTATTCCCGATTTTAGCCTGGATCGGAAGCATTTTCACTTTTATCTACAGCATGATCATTGTATTTAAGCCATTCACTGGAAAGCATCAGCCGGAGAAATTGGAGAAAAAACCGCATGAAGCACCTTTTGGAATGCTGATTTCTCCCATTATCCTTGCTTCACTCGCTGTATTGTTTGGAATTTTTCCAAATGTGCTTTCCTACAGTTTGATTGAACCTGCTGCTGCATCCGTCCTGCCTTATTTATTAGAAGAAGGAGAGTCCTTCCATGTACATATTTCCCACTGGCATGGATTCAAAATAGAGCTGTTTATGACGCTTGGTGTAATCGTACTTGGCCTTCTTCTTTACATTTGGCTGGCAAAATGGAATAAGATATACAGGCTTTTCCCTCAAAAATGGACATTGAATAATGCATATGACCGCTCTTTAAGAGGACTGGAGAAAGGGTCGCTGAAAATCCAGGAAGCTTACATGACTGGTTTTCTCCGGGACTATCTGGGATATATTTTTACTTTTGCTGTTCTGATGACAGGGTGGGCCTTATTTTCCAAATCGGCTTTCTCATTTAAGACCGATGGAAATGCACCTGTAGGGGTTTATGAATTTGTACTGGCTGCCGTCATGGTAGCAGGGACCGTGACGGTTCTGTTTGCAAAATCAAGACTCACTTCCATTATCGCTCTTGGATCAGTAGGCTATGGCGTTTCGCTGTTTTTTGTCTTCTTTCGGGCACCTGATCTTGCGTTAACACAGCTTGTCATCGAGACTGTCTCGGTCGCTCTTTTTCTGCTTTGCTTCTATTACTTGCCTGAGCTGCAGAAACGCGAAAAGCTGCCGTTTAAACTGACTAATTTTATAATCTCTCTCGGCGTCGGTACAGTCGTTACTCTGGTGGCCTTATCTGCAAACAGCCAGAGAGTTTCAGAAACCATCTCAAAATATTTTATTGAAAACAGCTACAAAGAAGCAGGCGGCAAAAACATGGTCAACGTCATTCTTGTTGATTTCAGGGGGTTTGATACCTTGTTTGAAATTACCGTGCTCGGAATCGCCGCACTCGGAATTTTTTCCATGATCAAGCTCCGGATGTCCAGGGGGGAAAAATCATGA
- a CDS encoding Na(+)/H(+) antiporter subunit B yields the protein MKRTNLKTNDLILQTVVKVVFFIIFIYSVYIFFAGHYTPGGGFVGGLMTSSAIVLLLLAYDVKTVAAVIPFNFLKIAATGLLLALGTGMASFFYKVPFLTHAHGPVHLPFFGEVELASATAFDLGVYLVVVGVTMTIIQTIGETE from the coding sequence ATGAAACGAACCAACTTAAAAACAAATGACCTCATCTTGCAGACGGTCGTAAAAGTTGTATTTTTCATCATCTTTATTTACTCGGTCTATATCTTTTTCGCCGGGCACTACACTCCGGGGGGCGGATTCGTCGGCGGCCTGATGACGTCATCTGCCATCGTCCTCTTGCTGCTTGCTTATGATGTAAAAACCGTCGCAGCTGTCATACCCTTTAACTTTCTGAAAATCGCGGCTACCGGTCTGCTTCTTGCCCTTGGTACCGGTATGGCATCCTTTTTCTACAAAGTACCGTTTCTGACTCACGCTCACGGCCCGGTACACCTTCCTTTTTTCGGAGAGGTTGAGCTTGCCTCTGCCACTGCATTTGATCTGGGGGTATATTTGGTTGTTGTCGGGGTTACGATGACCATCATTCAAACGATAGGAGAGACCGAATAA
- a CDS encoding Na(+)/H(+) antiporter subunit C produces MEVMMSIVCGILFMAATYLMLSKSLLRIIIGTGLLSHGAHLLILTMGGLKGGAAPLLGEKAKTYVDPLPQALILTAIVISFGVTAFMLVLAYRSYQELGTDDMDQMRGTDSHE; encoded by the coding sequence ATGGAAGTCATGATGTCAATTGTATGCGGAATTTTATTTATGGCCGCCACTTATTTAATGCTCTCAAAAAGTCTGCTTCGGATCATTATCGGGACAGGCCTCCTCAGTCATGGCGCTCACCTGCTGATTTTAACGATGGGAGGGCTGAAGGGCGGAGCGGCTCCGCTGCTTGGGGAAAAAGCAAAAACATATGTTGACCCGCTTCCGCAGGCCCTGATTCTGACAGCCATTGTTATAAGCTTTGGTGTCACTGCCTTTATGCTTGTCCTGGCGTACCGCTCGTATCAAGAGCTTGGTACAGATGACATGGACCAAATGAGAGGAACTGATTCACATGAGTAA
- a CDS encoding Na+/H+ antiporter subunit D, translating into MSNNLVMMPLILPLIAGILLIFFNRKPILQRIISTVFSLAALIFSLILTASVYQSGIQIVEIGGWAPPYGITFVADMYASLLVLTTSLIGLTGILYSFRTIGREREYFFYYPAVQFLLAGVTGAFLTGDIFNLFVFFEVLLMASYVLMVLGGTKRQLRESIKYIAVNVFSSALFVITVAFLYAVTGTLNMADLSVKISESGQTGLLTVIAILFLIVFGMKGAIFPLYFWMPGSYNAPPAAVSALFGALLTKVGVYAITRVYTLIFIHDQAFTHGLLAWLAALTILFGVIGAIAYWDVKKIVIYNIITAVGVILFGVAAANPAGIEGSIYYLIHDMIIKGALFFLAGIMISITGTSDLRKMGGLIHRYPVPGWMMFVSAISLAGIPPLSGFIGKLKVIQGGFEAGEYAFAFVVLLSSLLVLYSVMKVFIHGFWGEEKPIQGNPSVKGMVYPVVILVALSAAIGLGTEFIAPFVTQAAETLLDPSIYIDAVLKEQ; encoded by the coding sequence ATGAGTAATAACCTGGTTATGATGCCGCTCATTCTTCCATTAATAGCGGGCATCCTATTAATTTTCTTTAATCGCAAACCAATTCTTCAAAGAATAATCAGCACGGTTTTTTCTCTGGCTGCTCTTATTTTTTCACTCATTCTTACCGCTTCTGTCTATCAGAGCGGAATTCAAATTGTAGAGATTGGCGGATGGGCTCCGCCTTACGGTATTACGTTTGTGGCAGACATGTATGCAAGTCTGCTTGTCCTGACCACTAGTCTTATAGGGTTAACAGGTATCCTTTACTCGTTCAGGACAATCGGCAGGGAACGGGAGTACTTTTTCTATTATCCGGCGGTTCAGTTCCTGCTGGCGGGTGTTACCGGCGCGTTTTTAACAGGAGATATTTTCAACCTGTTTGTCTTTTTTGAAGTTCTGCTAATGGCTTCCTATGTATTAATGGTATTGGGCGGCACAAAAAGGCAGCTGCGGGAATCCATCAAATACATTGCAGTAAATGTCTTTTCTTCGGCGCTGTTTGTTATAACAGTAGCCTTTCTCTATGCGGTCACCGGAACGCTTAATATGGCGGATCTGAGTGTGAAAATCAGCGAAAGCGGACAAACCGGATTGCTGACGGTTATCGCCATTTTATTCCTTATTGTGTTTGGAATGAAGGGAGCCATTTTCCCTCTTTATTTCTGGATGCCGGGATCTTACAATGCCCCGCCGGCCGCTGTATCTGCGCTTTTCGGCGCCCTTCTCACCAAAGTAGGGGTTTACGCCATCACCAGAGTGTATACACTCATCTTTATTCATGACCAGGCCTTTACCCACGGGCTGCTGGCCTGGCTTGCTGCTTTGACCATCCTTTTCGGTGTGATCGGGGCAATCGCTTATTGGGATGTCAAAAAAATTGTGATCTACAATATTATTACTGCGGTCGGAGTGATTCTCTTCGGAGTAGCAGCCGCTAATCCTGCCGGAATTGAGGGATCCATTTACTATTTGATTCACGATATGATTATAAAAGGCGCTCTGTTCTTCCTGGCTGGAATCATGATCAGCATTACAGGAACTTCTGACCTGAGAAAAATGGGCGGATTGATTCACCGCTATCCTGTCCCTGGATGGATGATGTTTGTGTCCGCCATTTCACTTGCAGGCATTCCCCCTTTAAGCGGATTTATCGGGAAATTGAAAGTGATTCAGGGAGGATTTGAAGCGGGCGAATATGCCTTCGCTTTTGTCGTCTTACTGTCGAGTCTGCTCGTTCTTTACTCTGTGATGAAGGTATTCATTCATGGTTTCTGGGGCGAGGAAAAACCCATTCAAGGGAATCCTTCTGTCAAAGGAATGGTTTATCCGGTGGTTATTCTCGTCGCATTGTCTGCGGCAATCGGATTGGGAACGGAATTCATTGCACCTTTTGTCACCCAGGCAGCAGAAACCCTATTGGATCCGTCTATTTATATTGATGCCGTTTTGAAGGAGCAGTGA
- a CDS encoding Na+/H+ antiporter subunit E — protein MAFQVLLNFFIAFMWMFLQNTYTLGTFAVGFFFGLLMIFGMRRFFSSRFYFLNVLAVLTLLMIFIKELIKANLSVLQIILTPKMKMTPGIFAYQTELKKDWEITVLSNLITLTPGTLVVEVSADNQTLYIHAMDIGSAEEAKKDIRDSFEKAIKEVSR, from the coding sequence ATGGCTTTCCAAGTACTATTGAATTTTTTTATCGCGTTTATGTGGATGTTTCTACAGAATACGTATACCCTCGGCACATTTGCCGTCGGCTTTTTCTTCGGATTGCTGATGATTTTTGGGATGCGCCGTTTTTTCTCAAGCCGGTTTTACTTTTTAAATGTACTGGCGGTTCTGACTCTGCTCATGATTTTTATTAAAGAGCTTATAAAAGCGAATTTATCTGTACTGCAAATTATTCTGACTCCTAAAATGAAAATGACACCCGGTATTTTTGCTTATCAAACCGAGCTGAAAAAGGATTGGGAAATAACCGTTCTGTCCAACCTGATTACCCTTACACCGGGCACACTTGTCGTAGAGGTATCGGCCGATAACCAAACCCTCTATATCCACGCCATGGATATCGGCAGTGCAGAAGAAGCAAAAAAAGATATCCGCGACTCATTTGAGAAGGCCATTAAGGAGGTAAGCCGCTAA
- a CDS encoding Na(+)/H(+) antiporter subunit F1, with product MFDMVMMLSLLILAVSTLFYFYRLVKGPTVPDRVVALDAIGINLIGMTAVISVVLKTNAFLDVILLLGILAFIGTVAFSKFLEKGEIIENDRDQ from the coding sequence ATGTTTGATATGGTTATGATGCTGTCTTTGCTGATATTAGCTGTCTCTACGCTCTTTTATTTTTACCGTCTGGTAAAAGGGCCTACTGTACCGGACCGTGTTGTCGCTCTTGATGCTATCGGCATTAATCTGATTGGAATGACCGCCGTCATCTCCGTTGTTCTGAAAACCAATGCCTTTTTAGATGTTATTCTCTTGCTCGGAATTCTTGCTTTTATTGGAACGGTGGCCTTTTCCAAATTCCTTGAGAAAGGAGAAATCATCGAAAATGATCGAGATCAGTAA
- the mnhG gene encoding monovalent cation/H(+) antiporter subunit G codes for MIEISKFIIGAFILLGALLCLIASIGVLRLPDVYTRNHAASKGATLGVMSLLLGVFLYFFLVQGHFNSRVLLGIVFVFITSPVAGHLIMRAAFNTNVPLWENSVQNDLQKKKDEEMNQHDS; via the coding sequence ATGATCGAGATCAGTAAATTTATTATTGGCGCATTCATTCTCCTCGGAGCTTTGCTTTGTTTAATCGCATCGATCGGGGTCCTTCGTCTGCCTGATGTATATACCCGCAACCATGCTGCTTCTAAAGGTGCAACACTCGGAGTGATGAGCTTGCTGCTTGGTGTTTTTCTCTATTTTTTCCTCGTTCAGGGCCATTTTAATTCAAGGGTCCTCCTCGGCATCGTGTTTGTGTTTATCACGTCTCCTGTTGCCGGGCATTTAATTATGAGAGCCGCATTCAATACAAACGTGCCTTTGTGGGAGAACAGTGTCCAAAACGATTTGCAGAAGAAAAAAGATGAAGAAATGAACCAGCATGACAGCTGA
- a CDS encoding hotdog fold thioesterase, which translates to MDISNTMIEALGIEVKEVSDQGVVAVMPVDERTRQPFGILHGGASVALAETAASIGAFHFIDQETEICVGLEINANHIRSKKDGFVTARAVPFHKGKSTMVWDIKITDEDDQLICISRCTMAVIKKK; encoded by the coding sequence ATGGATATATCCAATACAATGATTGAAGCATTAGGGATAGAAGTAAAAGAGGTTTCTGATCAAGGTGTAGTAGCGGTAATGCCAGTAGATGAAAGAACCCGCCAGCCATTCGGTATTTTGCATGGGGGAGCATCTGTCGCACTGGCTGAAACGGCTGCCAGTATAGGCGCCTTCCATTTTATTGACCAGGAGACAGAAATTTGTGTTGGCTTAGAAATTAACGCCAATCATATCCGGTCTAAAAAAGACGGTTTTGTTACCGCAAGGGCGGTCCCTTTTCACAAAGGGAAGTCAACCATGGTTTGGGATATTAAGATTACGGATGAAGATGATCAGCTTATCTGCATTTCGAGATGCACGATGGCGGTTATTAAGAAAAAATAG